Within Hydractinia symbiolongicarpus strain clone_291-10 chromosome 11, HSymV2.1, whole genome shotgun sequence, the genomic segment tgttgttattgttgttatgcaAGCTGGTTTAGGTGGTTTTTAGAGGGGATAAGAAGTTTATTTGATAACTGGAGCGTTAAACTATTATGGAGTGGCTTATTGGGATTGGAAGAAGTAAACTTGGTGGTGCAGGTAGTTCTCATTCGAGAAACCCTCGTCACGAAGATAATCAGAAGGCATACATGATTGATAAGACTAATTTAGGAAACCTGCTTAGTAAAATAACAAAAGATGAACTACAAGAAACAGTTCCTGTGCCAACTGGAGTTGATATAAATGAATGGCTGGCAACAAATACTCTATCATTTTATAATCACATTTCTTTAATATACGACTCACTCCATGAAGTATGTACATCACACACCTGTGTGACTGTTTCAACTGGAGCTCCAATGAATTTTACATGGGTTGACGATAGAGGTAAAAAGGTCAGACTTTCTGCACCTCAATACATAGAGTTGGTAATTATACAAATTGAAAAGTACATCACTGATGAAAGCGTTTTTCCCACAAAATATGACATGACATTCCCTAACAACTTTCAAACTAttgtaaaaaagatttttagactGATGTTCCATATAATAGTCCATATATACCAG encodes:
- the LOC130614574 gene encoding MOB kinase activator 2-like — encoded protein: MEWLIGIGRSKLGGAGSSHSRNPRHEDNQKAYMIDKTNLGNLLSKITKDELQETVPVPTGVDINEWLATNTLSFYNHISLIYDSLHEVCTSHTCVTVSTGAPMNFTWVDDRGKKVRLSAPQYIELVIIQIEKYITDESVFPTKYDMTFPNNFQTIVKKIFRLMFHIIVHIYQSHYEHIAEMKQLSALNTLFIHFMYFQTEHGLLESKELQPLEDLIKSLCL